From a single Clostridium isatidis genomic region:
- the mraY gene encoding phospho-N-acetylmuramoyl-pentapeptide-transferase encodes MGDKILEILASNITIGLLLGFIISLLLGPIAIPALKRLKFGQNIRKEGPQSHLRKAGTPTIGGLIFIISTLISMIIMRYDITDEAMIALYSLIAFGFIGFLDDILKIIKKENEGLKAWQKMALLVAFAVAISIYGYNYLGTALRIPFIGTKIPLGILYIPFVIIYYAATTNAVNLTDGLDGLAASVSILVLTFFAVVSYVMGHESLCVFSIILAGGLLGFLKYNAYPANVFMGDTGSLAIGGAIGTIALILEMPLVLFIVGGIYVFETISVILQVSSYKLRGKRLFKMAPIHHHFEQVGWSEVKIVSIFSVITTILCFIGFIAL; translated from the coding sequence ATGGGGGATAAAATTTTAGAAATATTAGCATCAAATATAACAATAGGGTTGCTTTTAGGTTTTATTATTTCATTATTATTAGGACCAATAGCAATACCTGCTTTAAAAAGATTAAAATTTGGTCAAAATATCAGAAAGGAAGGACCACAAAGCCATCTAAGAAAAGCAGGTACACCAACTATTGGGGGATTAATATTTATAATTTCAACGTTAATTTCAATGATAATAATGAGATATGATATTACAGATGAAGCAATGATTGCTCTATATTCATTAATTGCTTTTGGTTTTATAGGTTTCTTAGATGATATATTAAAAATAATTAAAAAAGAAAATGAAGGTTTAAAAGCGTGGCAAAAGATGGCTCTTTTAGTAGCTTTTGCAGTTGCTATTTCAATTTATGGTTATAATTATTTAGGAACTGCTTTAAGAATACCTTTTATAGGTACAAAAATACCTTTGGGAATTTTATACATTCCATTTGTAATAATTTATTATGCAGCAACAACAAATGCAGTAAATTTAACAGACGGTTTAGATGGTTTAGCTGCAAGTGTAAGTATTTTAGTATTAACATTTTTTGCAGTAGTTTCTTATGTAATGGGTCATGAATCCTTGTGCGTATTTTCAATAATTTTAGCAGGTGGCCTACTTGGATTTTTAAAATATAATGCTTATCCGGCAAATGTTTTTATGGGGGACACTGGTTCCCTTGCAATTGGTGGTGCAATAGGTACAATAGCATTAATTCTAGAGATGCCTTTAGTACTATTTATAGTTGGTGGTATATATGTATTTGAAACTATATCTGTAATACTTCAAGTTTCATCATATAAATTAAGAGGAAAAAGGTTATTTAAAATGGCACCAATTCACCATCATTTTGAGCAAGTAGGTTGGAGCGAGGTAAAAATAGTTTCAATTTTTAGTGTAATAACAACTATTTTATGTTTTATAGGATTCATTGCCCTTTAA
- the spoVE gene encoding stage V sporulation protein E — MRNEKTRIKIGEIDYGIFYSVILLLAIGVVMIYSASSYYAMFKEGDSMVYLKKQIIWSVTGLISMVLMMNHDYHKLKKITPHLLIIAIPLLIAVFFFPAVNGAKRWIQLGPLSFQPSEYTKYVVVLFLAMSLDLKGDGVKKFWTGIVPYLGVSGFFAALILAEKNLSIAAIIMIVTYIMLFVAGGRIQDLVGKVAPVLLTAVLFFIFGESYRRARMLNFLNPWKDPAGDGYQLIQSFYALGAGGITGLGLGQSRQKTLYMPEPHNDFIFSIIGEELGLIGCLVIILLFILFVWKGIKVAITAKDNYGTLLAIGITSIIAVQAIINIAVVTGSMPVTGVPMPFISYGGTSLVINMIAMGILLNISRQCNK; from the coding sequence ATGAGAAATGAAAAGACAAGAATAAAAATAGGGGAAATTGACTATGGTATATTTTATTCTGTCATATTATTATTAGCAATTGGAGTTGTTATGATATATTCCGCAAGTTCATATTATGCCATGTTTAAAGAGGGTGACAGCATGGTATATTTAAAAAAACAAATTATATGGTCAGTTACCGGTTTAATTAGCATGGTCTTAATGATGAACCACGATTATCATAAGCTAAAAAAAATAACTCCACATTTACTTATTATTGCTATCCCCTTATTAATTGCAGTATTCTTTTTCCCAGCAGTTAATGGGGCTAAAAGATGGATACAGTTAGGTCCATTATCATTTCAGCCATCAGAGTATACAAAATATGTTGTAGTATTATTTCTGGCAATGAGTTTAGATTTAAAAGGTGATGGAGTAAAAAAATTTTGGACTGGAATTGTACCATATTTAGGAGTTTCCGGATTTTTTGCGGCATTAATATTAGCAGAAAAAAATCTTAGTATTGCGGCAATAATAATGATTGTAACATATATTATGTTGTTTGTTGCAGGAGGAAGAATTCAAGATTTAGTTGGAAAAGTTGCACCTGTTTTATTGACGGCGGTATTGTTTTTTATCTTTGGAGAGAGTTATAGAAGAGCTAGAATGTTGAATTTTTTGAATCCTTGGAAAGATCCTGCCGGCGACGGATATCAATTAATTCAATCATTTTATGCTTTAGGTGCAGGTGGAATTACTGGTCTTGGTCTTGGTCAGTCAAGACAAAAGACTTTATATATGCCAGAGCCACATAATGATTTTATATTTTCTATAATAGGAGAAGAACTTGGATTAATTGGTTGTCTTGTAATAATATTACTTTTTATTTTATTTGTATGGAAAGGAATAAAGGTTGCTATAACTGCAAAGGATAATTATGGAACTTTATTAGCTATTGGAATAACGTCTATTATAGCAGTTCAGGCTATAATAAATATCGCTGTAGTTACAGGTTCCATGCCTGTAACAGGTGTACCTATGCCTTTTATAAGTTATGGTGGTACATCATTAGTTATAAATATGATAGCAATGGGAATACTTTTAAATATATCAAGACAATGTAATAAATAA
- a CDS encoding cell division protein FtsQ/DivIB, producing the protein MSNSSSFIQKRKRKKTIKKLTLGLFVIIVGIIIFVYKAPIFNLKTINVKGLVTLTNESIQEMLKYEIGQNIFTIDYRDMENTLKENPYIKNVKIAKSSINSLSIEIEENKIGFYSIRENTIFTINNEGTIVEEVTTIGDKNLINIEGIDLYDKSIGDKILDDKNISQILDEFYRMEEAIQEYYQISKLNLENVDNIICYIGDVKIILGNKNDLQEKMNFALNILEQEIISKGYTKGYIDLSFDGSPVMKVEG; encoded by the coding sequence ATGAGTAACAGTAGTAGTTTTATTCAAAAAAGAAAGAGAAAAAAAACAATTAAAAAGTTAACTTTAGGTTTATTTGTTATTATTGTTGGAATAATTATATTTGTGTACAAAGCACCAATATTTAATTTGAAAACTATTAATGTTAAGGGGCTCGTTACCTTAACAAATGAATCTATTCAAGAAATGTTAAAATATGAAATAGGTCAAAATATTTTTACTATAGATTATAGGGATATGGAAAACACTCTTAAAGAAAATCCGTACATAAAAAATGTAAAAATAGCAAAAAGCAGCATAAATTCCCTTAGTATTGAAATTGAAGAAAATAAGATAGGTTTTTATAGTATTAGGGAAAACACAATATTTACAATTAACAATGAAGGTACAATAGTAGAAGAAGTAACAACAATTGGGGATAAAAATTTAATTAATATTGAAGGAATAGATTTATATGATAAATCTATTGGAGATAAAATTTTGGATGATAAAAATATATCCCAAATATTGGATGAGTTTTATAGAATGGAAGAAGCTATACAAGAATATTATCAAATATCTAAGTTAAATTTAGAAAATGTAGATAATATTATTTGCTATATAGGAGATGTAAAAATAATATTAGGTAATAAAAATGATTTACAGGAAAAAATGAATTTTGCCTTAAACATATTAGAACAAGAAATTATTTCTAAAGGCTATACAAAGGGTTATATAGATTTAAGTTTTGATGGAAGTCCTGTAATGAAAGTAGAAGGTTGA
- a CDS encoding DUF881 domain-containing protein, whose protein sequence is MKKVTSQIFVAIVCAILGFLLAHQFKMLNEKNKDTVGNQNLDIMAEIDALNKEKEELLKVNSELLAELKKLEETAAAEGAMEAEIKKQLDNTRMQLGLIDVKGPGITITITPKTNIFGGNSTDTTRNISESEIVHIVNSLRYVRAEAISVNDYRLTPQTGIKDSGGWIWIGNEKINPKDKIVIKAIGEKESLSYAANFVGVLDYGALQNYYSEVKESDEIIIKKTTQTIRSEFISPVE, encoded by the coding sequence GTGAAAAAGGTCACATCACAGATATTTGTCGCAATAGTTTGTGCAATACTAGGTTTTTTATTAGCACATCAATTTAAAATGCTAAATGAAAAAAATAAAGATACAGTAGGTAATCAAAACTTAGATATTATGGCAGAAATTGATGCATTAAATAAAGAAAAGGAAGAATTACTTAAGGTTAATAGTGAATTATTAGCAGAATTAAAAAAATTAGAAGAAACAGCTGCAGCTGAAGGTGCTATGGAAGCTGAAATAAAGAAACAGCTTGATAATACAAGGATGCAATTAGGTTTAATAGATGTAAAAGGGCCAGGTATAACAATAACAATAACACCTAAAACTAATATTTTTGGGGGAAATAGTACTGATACAACAAGAAATATAAGTGAAAGTGAAATTGTGCATATAGTAAATTCATTAAGATATGTAAGAGCTGAAGCTATTTCAGTTAATGATTATAGATTAACTCCGCAGACAGGAATTAAGGATTCAGGAGGATGGATTTGGATAGGAAATGAGAAAATAAATCCTAAAGATAAGATTGTTATTAAAGCAATTGGAGAGAAAGAGTCTTTAAGTTATGCAGCAAATTTTGTAGGAGTACTTGATTATGGAGCACTCCAAAATTATTATAGTGAAGTTAAGGAAAGTGATGAAATTATAATAAAGAAAACAACTCAGACAATTAGAAGTGAATTTATAAGTCCAGTTGAATAG
- a CDS encoding small basic family protein: MIAIIGLLIGVLLGLLLNINIPQSLSPYLSVAILACLDSVFGAVRATLSNNFKADIFISGFFGNAALAAVLAYLGDKLGIPIYIAAVIVFGGRIFDNFAVVRRLLIERIKSRNRGD; this comes from the coding sequence ATGATAGCAATAATCGGACTATTAATAGGAGTGCTTCTTGGATTATTATTAAATATAAATATACCACAAAGTCTATCACCCTATTTGTCAGTTGCAATTTTGGCGTGTCTTGATTCGGTGTTTGGCGCTGTTAGAGCAACTTTATCTAATAATTTTAAAGCAGATATATTTATTTCAGGTTTTTTTGGAAATGCAGCACTGGCAGCAGTTTTAGCATATTTAGGAGATAAATTAGGAATACCAATATATATTGCTGCAGTAATAGTTTTTGGAGGCAGAATTTTTGACAATTTTGCAGTTGTTAGAAGGTTATTAATTGAAAGGATAAAATCTCGTAATCGAGGTGATTAA
- a CDS encoding DUF881 domain-containing protein yields MKFTKGKFFILIGGIITGFFITNNIGKNAKITSSFLSSKEYQNAIEERNKLYREIESIKEENIDYRFKISKYEGNSPEKTQKLIEDMKKQLADYGRLSGINAVTGPGVVLTIQDGDFNKILDSQADIWRKIFHEQDMALVLNEIRNTSAEAIAINNRRILTNTGVKCSWAFIGFEDDSKEHPPFYIYIIGNPDEIMASLSAEDSYIQKLMLREIKVEIEKRDEIVIPATLQNTIAKYMEIYGEISENKK; encoded by the coding sequence ATGAAGTTTACTAAAGGAAAATTCTTTATTCTTATTGGAGGAATTATAACTGGTTTTTTTATAACTAATAACATTGGAAAAAATGCTAAAATTACAAGTAGTTTTTTAAGTTCAAAAGAATATCAAAACGCAATAGAAGAAAGAAATAAATTATATAGGGAGATTGAAAGTATAAAGGAAGAAAATATAGATTATCGTTTTAAAATTAGTAAATATGAAGGGAACAGTCCAGAAAAAACACAAAAGCTTATTGAAGATATGAAAAAACAATTAGCTGATTATGGTCGGCTATCAGGGATAAATGCAGTAACTGGACCAGGAGTTGTTTTAACTATTCAAGATGGTGATTTTAATAAAATATTAGATTCTCAGGCAGATATATGGAGAAAAATATTTCATGAACAAGATATGGCGTTAGTATTAAATGAAATTAGAAATACTAGTGCTGAAGCAATTGCAATTAATAATCGTAGAATTCTGACAAATACTGGTGTTAAATGTTCATGGGCTTTTATTGGTTTTGAAGATGATTCTAAAGAACATCCGCCTTTTTATATTTATATTATAGGAAATCCTGATGAAATAATGGCATCATTATCAGCAGAAGATAGCTATATACAAAAGTTAATGTTAAGAGAAATTAAAGTAGAGATTGAGAAAAGAGATGAAATAGTTATTCCTGCTACTTTACAAAATACAATAGCGAAATATATGGAAATCTATGGTGAAATTTCTGAAAATAAAAAATAA
- a CDS encoding YggS family pyridoxal phosphate-dependent enzyme — MSIKEEIIKIKNSIPSNVKLVAVSKTKPIEDIMEAYKAGQRDFGENKVQELLEKEISLPKDINWHLIGKLQTNKVKYIVGKVCLIHSLSSIKLLDTIEKEYSKKNLTANTLIQINIGREDSKNGIFIEELDELIDAIERSKHCKVKGIMTIIPKGSDEENRYYFKEVKKIYDNLKERKFKNISMEILSMGMSNDYKIAIEEGANLIRIGQGIFGKRVLGGNNNG; from the coding sequence TTGAGCATAAAAGAAGAAATAATTAAAATTAAAAATTCAATTCCAAGTAATGTAAAATTAGTTGCTGTATCGAAAACTAAACCTATAGAAGATATAATGGAAGCTTATAAAGCAGGGCAAAGAGATTTTGGAGAAAATAAGGTTCAAGAACTGCTTGAAAAAGAAATTTCCCTTCCAAAAGATATTAACTGGCATTTAATTGGGAAACTTCAGACAAATAAAGTGAAGTATATAGTAGGAAAAGTATGTTTGATACATTCTTTATCAAGCATAAAATTACTTGATACGATAGAAAAAGAATATTCTAAAAAGAATTTGACAGCCAATACATTAATACAAATTAATATTGGACGAGAAGATAGTAAAAATGGCATTTTTATAGAAGAGTTAGATGAATTAATTGATGCTATTGAAAGAAGCAAACATTGTAAGGTAAAAGGTATTATGACTATAATACCAAAGGGTTCAGATGAGGAAAATAGATACTACTTTAAAGAGGTTAAAAAGATATACGATAATTTAAAGGAAAGAAAATTTAAAAATATTTCTATGGAGATTTTATCTATGGGAATGTCAAATGATTATAAAATTGCAATAGAAGAAGGAGCCAATTTAATTAGAATTGGTCAAGGAATATTTGGAAAAAGAGTATTAGGAGGTAATAACAATGGCTAA
- a CDS encoding cell division protein SepF yields the protein MANVFGKFREMIGMGDDYEEDFNEFDDTVLEEEYEEEIEPIISKQKGNKVVNIHTTATTKVMITKPNNYDDAREIADAIKARKIVLVNATTLETKIAQRLVDFISGSCYVLGATLQEIEQRVYLLSPSNVEVTNELKNELSSKALFNWNK from the coding sequence ATGGCTAATGTTTTTGGAAAATTTAGAGAAATGATAGGTATGGGAGATGATTATGAAGAAGACTTCAATGAATTTGATGATACAGTTTTAGAAGAAGAATATGAAGAAGAGATTGAACCTATAATATCAAAGCAAAAAGGGAATAAAGTTGTAAATATTCACACTACAGCTACAACTAAAGTTATGATTACTAAGCCTAATAATTATGATGATGCTAGGGAAATAGCAGATGCAATTAAAGCTAGAAAGATAGTTTTAGTAAATGCTACAACTTTAGAAACAAAAATTGCACAACGTTTGGTTGACTTTATCAGCGGTTCATGTTATGTATTAGGAGCAACATTACAAGAAATAGAGCAAAGGGTGTATTTATTGTCACCTTCTAATGTAGAAGTGACTAATGAATTAAAAAATGAACTTAGTTCAAAAGCTCTATTTAATTGGAATAAGTAG
- a CDS encoding YlmH/Sll1252 family protein — MIKKELLLNTFSEEDINLAIKVYEKYKLAYEKGIPVYVNEFIPPSIWYFFLENSKKSEVMVETSGVFEEAERRIIFFNNFYDSSYPIKVLEIRNKSNFSKLEHKDYLGAVLSLGIERSKLGDVVNLENAAYFPVLEEISEYIINNLSIIGRSPVEIKEIKDFNILPEIRFEETIINLASMRLDNIVSKLANISRAKASQIIDNGKVLINYARAKDKSQEIKKNDRITIRGIGKFAIGDLVGTTRSAKVKVIIKKYK; from the coding sequence ATGATTAAAAAAGAATTATTATTAAACACCTTTAGTGAAGAAGATATTAATTTAGCTATTAAAGTTTATGAAAAATATAAACTAGCATACGAAAAAGGAATACCTGTTTATGTAAATGAGTTTATACCGCCGAGTATTTGGTATTTCTTTTTAGAAAATTCTAAGAAGTCAGAAGTTATGGTAGAAACTTCTGGTGTTTTTGAAGAGGCAGAAAGAAGAATAATATTTTTTAACAATTTTTATGATTCCTCATATCCTATTAAAGTTTTAGAAATTAGGAATAAATCTAATTTTTCAAAATTAGAACATAAGGATTACTTAGGAGCAGTACTTTCTTTAGGAATAGAGAGAAGTAAATTGGGGGATGTTGTAAATCTTGAAAATGCTGCTTATTTTCCTGTTTTAGAGGAAATAAGCGAATACATAATTAATAATCTATCTATTATTGGAAGATCACCAGTAGAGATAAAAGAAATAAAAGATTTTAATATTTTGCCAGAAATAAGATTTGAAGAAACTATAATAAATTTAGCTTCTATGAGATTAGATAATATTGTTTCAAAATTAGCTAATATATCGAGGGCTAAAGCTTCTCAAATTATTGATAATGGTAAAGTATTGATAAATTATGCAAGAGCAAAAGATAAAAGTCAGGAAATTAAAAAAAATGATAGAATTACTATAAGAGGAATAGGAAAATTTGCAATAGGAGATTTAGTAGGAACTACTAGAAGTGCTAAAGTAAAGGTTATTATAAAAAAATATAAATAG
- a CDS encoding DivIVA domain-containing protein produces the protein MKLTPMDISNKEFKKGFRGYDIEEVDEFINEIIENYESLYKENSRLKENLARVNEKLEHYIKIENTIQNTLLLAQNAAEQARENAQKESDLIIKNANETAKKILDKAHNDVVQINDEYEKVKQEFIKFRAKFRNFMNAQTETFDELEKDLIKNYNVLEPLEEENYSNEIELTNKNIEEAEEIYTEDMNDIKSFFVKN, from the coding sequence ATGAAGCTTACTCCTATGGATATAAGTAATAAAGAGTTTAAAAAAGGCTTTAGAGGTTATGATATTGAAGAAGTTGATGAATTTATTAATGAAATAATAGAAAATTATGAAAGTCTTTATAAAGAGAATTCAAGATTAAAAGAAAATTTAGCTAGGGTAAATGAAAAATTAGAACATTATATAAAAATAGAAAATACAATTCAAAATACTTTATTACTAGCACAAAACGCTGCGGAACAAGCGAGAGAAAATGCTCAAAAAGAGTCAGACTTAATAATTAAAAATGCAAATGAAACTGCCAAGAAAATTTTAGATAAAGCTCATAATGATGTGGTGCAAATTAATGATGAATATGAAAAAGTAAAACAAGAATTTATTAAATTTAGAGCAAAGTTTAGAAATTTTATGAATGCACAAACAGAAACTTTTGATGAATTAGAAAAAGATTTAATAAAAAATTATAACGTTTTAGAACCACTAGAGGAAGAAAACTATAGTAATGAAATAGAGTTAACAAATAAAAATATAGAAGAAGCAGAAGAAATTTATACTGAAGATATGAATGATATAAAAAGCTTTTTCGTTAAAAACTAG
- a CDS encoding RluA family pseudouridine synthase, producing MEEFTIKIENERDAGTRIDKFLASIMEGKSRSFIQGLIDSNSIFVNGKEIKSNYKLKFNDEITGIIEDTIDYEVKPEKIDLDIIYEDKDIIVVNKPQGMVVHPAPGNYNGTLVNGLLYHCKDLSKINGEIRPGIVHRIDKNTSGILVVAKNDEAHKNLAQQFKEHSIKREYYALVEGKFSNNEGTIDKPVGRNKKDRLKMGVIEDGKRAVTHYVVLEQYNNNLSLIKCMLETGRTHQIRVHMASINHPLVGDTVYGSKKQKYKLQGQVLHAKTLGFIHPISKEYMEFTSDLPDYFKKLLENLRK from the coding sequence ATGGAAGAATTTACTATAAAAATAGAAAATGAAAGAGATGCCGGGACTAGAATTGATAAATTCTTGGCTTCTATTATGGAAGGAAAATCAAGATCATTTATTCAAGGATTAATAGATTCAAACTCTATATTTGTAAATGGAAAAGAAATAAAAAGCAATTATAAATTAAAATTTAATGATGAAATAACAGGTATAATAGAAGATACTATAGATTATGAAGTTAAGCCAGAAAAAATTGATTTAGATATAATCTATGAAGATAAGGATATAATTGTTGTAAATAAGCCTCAAGGGATGGTGGTTCATCCTGCACCTGGTAATTATAATGGAACTTTAGTGAATGGGCTTCTTTATCATTGTAAAGATTTATCAAAAATTAATGGTGAAATAAGACCGGGTATTGTACATAGAATTGATAAAAATACTTCAGGAATTTTAGTTGTAGCTAAAAATGATGAAGCCCATAAAAATTTAGCACAGCAATTCAAGGAACATTCAATTAAGAGGGAATATTATGCACTAGTTGAAGGAAAGTTTAGTAATAATGAAGGAACAATTGATAAACCTGTTGGTAGAAATAAAAAGGATAGGTTAAAGATGGGCGTTATAGAAGATGGAAAACGAGCCGTTACTCATTATGTTGTTTTGGAACAATACAATAATAATCTATCGTTAATAAAGTGTATGTTAGAGACAGGTAGAACCCATCAAATTAGAGTTCATATGGCTTCAATAAATCATCCTTTAGTTGGGGATACTGTGTATGGAAGTAAAAAACAAAAATATAAATTACAGGGGCAAGTTCTTCATGCTAAAACTTTAGGCTTTATTCATCCAATTAGTAAAGAATATATGGAATTTACTTCTGATTTGCCAGATTATTTTAAAAAATTATTAGAGAATTTAAGAAAATAA
- the pyrR gene encoding bifunctional pyr operon transcriptional regulator/uracil phosphoribosyltransferase PyrR: MKLKANLLDDKAIKRTLIRISHEIIEKNKGTDNLVLIGIKRRGYPLAQRIANNIENFEGVKVPVGAVDITLYRDDITEIIGEPMLNNENLGVDVVGKKVVLVDDVLYTGRTVRAAIDAIMDVGRPQQIQLAVLIDRGHKELPIRADYVGKNIPTSKSEIVAVEIEEIDKVEAVKIYEGK, from the coding sequence ATGAAATTAAAAGCAAATTTATTAGATGACAAGGCTATAAAAAGAACATTAATAAGAATATCTCATGAAATTATTGAAAAAAATAAAGGGACTGACAATTTAGTATTAATAGGAATAAAAAGAAGGGGTTATCCATTAGCACAAAGAATTGCAAATAATATTGAGAACTTTGAAGGAGTAAAGGTACCTGTAGGAGCTGTTGATATTACTTTGTACAGAGATGATATAACTGAAATAATAGGAGAACCTATGTTAAATAATGAAAATTTGGGTGTAGATGTTGTGGGTAAAAAGGTTGTATTAGTTGATGATGTTCTTTATACAGGAAGAACAGTAAGAGCTGCAATTGATGCGATTATGGATGTAGGAAGACCACAACAAATTCAATTAGCTGTTCTTATAGATAGAGGACATAAAGAACTTCCAATAAGGGCAGACTATGTAGGAAAGAATATTCCAACATCCAAAAGTGAAATTGTAGCAGTTGAAATTGAAGAAATAGACAAGGTGGAAGCTGTTAAAATTTACGAAGGAAAATAG
- a CDS encoding THUMP domain-containing class I SAM-dependent RNA methyltransferase — MDYKLIATTTFGLEGITAKELKALGYENLRTENGKVHFEGDEMDIAIANIHLRTADRILINMGEFNAFSFEELYQGTKKINWSDIIPKDGIMHVNGKSVKSTLYSVPDCQSIVKKAIVDSMSASYGLKKFEEDGPLYKIEVSILKDKVTLTIDTSGPGLHKRGYREEAGIAPLKETLAAAMVLISRWKEDFTLIDPFCGSGTILIEAAMIMQNIAPGLCRTFTCETWPTFDEDIFEQVREGAERAIKNKDIKLLGYDIDGRVLKVARSNAEKAGVAQYIDFHRRNFMDFSSSEKYAFIISNPPYGERLGDKKEVEELYKRFGEYKDKYKNWDFNILTSFEGFEKPFGRKASKNRKLYNGKLKCYYYQYFDNEHIKNEGDMLINHI, encoded by the coding sequence ATGGATTATAAGTTAATAGCAACAACAACCTTTGGATTAGAAGGTATTACAGCTAAAGAATTAAAAGCATTGGGTTATGAAAATTTAAGAACTGAAAATGGTAAGGTACATTTTGAAGGTGATGAAATGGATATTGCTATTGCTAATATTCATTTAAGAACAGCTGACAGAATATTAATTAATATGGGAGAATTTAACGCCTTCTCCTTTGAAGAACTTTACCAAGGAACTAAGAAAATAAATTGGAGTGATATTATACCTAAAGATGGTATTATGCATGTTAATGGTAAGTCCGTAAAATCTACTCTTTATAGTGTACCTGACTGCCAATCAATTGTAAAAAAAGCTATTGTAGATAGTATGAGTGCTTCTTATGGATTAAAAAAATTTGAGGAAGACGGTCCTTTATATAAAATTGAAGTATCTATATTAAAAGATAAAGTAACTTTAACAATTGATACATCTGGACCAGGCCTTCATAAGAGAGGGTATAGAGAAGAAGCAGGAATAGCACCTTTAAAAGAAACTTTAGCTGCCGCAATGGTTTTAATCTCTAGATGGAAAGAAGATTTTACTCTAATTGATCCATTTTGTGGTTCTGGAACAATTCTTATTGAAGCCGCAATGATAATGCAAAATATTGCACCAGGACTTTGTAGAACTTTTACATGCGAAACATGGCCAACTTTCGATGAAGATATATTTGAGCAAGTTAGGGAAGGGGCTGAGAGGGCTATAAAAAATAAGGATATTAAGTTATTAGGTTATGACATTGATGGTAGAGTTTTAAAAGTTGCTAGAAGTAATGCCGAAAAAGCCGGAGTTGCCCAATATATTGATTTTCATAGAAGAAATTTTATGGACTTTTCTAGTAGTGAAAAATATGCTTTCATTATTTCAAATCCTCCTTATGGAGAGAGGCTTGGAGATAAAAAAGAAGTAGAGGAATTATATAAAAGGTTTGGTGAATATAAAGATAAATATAAAAATTGGGATTTCAATATTTTAACTTCTTTTGAAGGATTTGAGAAGCCATTTGGAAGAAAGGCTTCCAAAAATAGAAAATTGTATAATGGAAAACTAAAATGTTATTATTATCAATACTTTGATAATGAGCATATAAAAAATGAAGGAGATATGCTTATTAATCATATATAA